In one Nostoc sp. KVJ3 genomic region, the following are encoded:
- a CDS encoding class I SAM-dependent methyltransferase, with protein sequence MSDKSNLQNLLLDEVLGYYERGLEVERLSKRTNPIELVRTQELLSRYLPPPPAVIFDVGGGSGIYACWLAQLGYQVHLIDAVPLHVEQARSASQAQPDYPLMSAEVGDARQLNQANNSVDAVLLFGPLYHLIERSDRLAALREADRVLKSGGLIFAVACSRFASLLDGLFRGWLDEPEFLEIAHRDLLEGQHRNPNNHPAYFTTAFFHHPDELKAEVEETGLSCQKLLAIEGPGKLLQNFEEHWNEPNRRQRLLQAIRWLETEPSTLGVSAHIMAIGEKSQ encoded by the coding sequence ATGTCAGATAAGTCTAATTTGCAAAACCTGCTTTTAGATGAAGTACTAGGTTATTATGAGCGTGGCTTGGAAGTCGAACGCTTGTCAAAGCGCACAAATCCCATTGAACTTGTTCGGACTCAAGAGCTTCTTAGCCGCTACTTACCTCCTCCCCCCGCAGTGATTTTCGATGTTGGCGGTGGTTCAGGGATCTATGCTTGTTGGCTTGCCCAGCTAGGGTATCAAGTTCATCTTATTGATGCCGTTCCCTTACATGTAGAGCAAGCCCGCTCTGCTTCTCAGGCTCAACCTGATTATCCACTTATGAGTGCAGAAGTAGGAGATGCCCGTCAGTTAAATCAAGCAAATAATAGTGTTGATGCTGTTCTCTTATTTGGGCCACTGTATCACTTAATTGAACGTAGCGATCGCTTGGCAGCATTACGCGAGGCTGATCGGGTCTTAAAGAGCGGAGGTCTTATTTTTGCCGTTGCTTGTTCTCGCTTTGCTTCCCTCTTAGACGGTTTATTTCGGGGGTGGCTAGACGAGCCGGAGTTTTTGGAAATTGCTCACCGGGACTTGCTTGAAGGGCAACATCGTAATCCAAACAACCATCCTGCTTACTTTACGACAGCATTCTTTCATCATCCTGATGAACTAAAAGCGGAGGTAGAAGAAACAGGGTTATCTTGTCAAAAGCTCTTAGCCATAGAAGGGCCAGGGAAATTACTACAAAATTTTGAGGAACATTGGAATGAACCAAATCGCCGCCAAAGACTCCTGCAAGCTATTCGCTGGCTAGAGACTGAACCTTCTACACTAGGTGTAAGCGCTCACATCATGGCTATTGGTGAAAAATCTCAATAA
- a CDS encoding CmcJ/NvfI family oxidoreductase: MSLNNQVVDRPISEQLPYVEANLSYLTPMADKPVNYTYEPPAGIPRTNGSYQRHRLPIYNARSISDNILLDREGFAFTEHYSSVRDFYDEDEIRRVYYPEAEQLLKEVTSGTKVVIFDHTLRNAGQSKPGENNIKEPAKRVHNDFTAKSGYTRTRLELAARGIDNDEIDTLLQQRFAIINLWRAIAQPIQESPLAVCDAQSIQSTDLVAGDLVYRDRVGETYAVTYNPKHKWFYFPQMQRDEALFIKCFDSTENGHARFAAHTAFEDPTSPADAPPRESIELRTIVFYS, translated from the coding sequence ATGAGCTTAAATAATCAAGTTGTAGACAGACCGATTTCCGAACAACTGCCATACGTAGAGGCTAATCTCAGTTACCTAACCCCGATGGCAGATAAACCTGTCAACTATACTTATGAACCCCCAGCAGGGATTCCCCGCACCAATGGTAGTTATCAAAGGCACAGACTGCCAATTTATAATGCTCGTTCAATTTCAGACAACATCTTGTTAGATAGAGAAGGATTCGCCTTTACTGAACATTACAGCAGCGTTCGCGACTTTTACGACGAAGACGAAATACGTCGTGTCTACTACCCTGAAGCCGAGCAATTATTAAAAGAGGTGACAAGCGGAACTAAGGTAGTGATATTCGATCATACCCTTCGTAACGCTGGTCAGTCAAAGCCAGGTGAGAATAATATTAAAGAACCTGCCAAGCGTGTACACAACGACTTCACCGCCAAATCAGGCTATACTCGCACCCGTTTGGAATTAGCAGCACGGGGCATAGATAACGATGAAATCGATACACTCTTGCAACAAAGATTTGCTATCATCAACCTTTGGCGAGCGATCGCTCAACCAATCCAAGAGTCACCATTAGCAGTTTGTGATGCCCAAAGTATACAATCAACAGACCTTGTAGCTGGCGATCTTGTATACCGCGATCGCGTTGGTGAAACCTACGCAGTTACATATAATCCCAAACATAAATGGTTTTACTTTCCGCAAATGCAAAGGGACGAGGCACTATTTATCAAGTGTTTTGACTCCACAGAAAACGGACACGCACGTTTTGCAGCCCATACAGCCTTTGAAGACCCCACCAGTCCAGCAGACGCGCCTCCACGAGAAAGCATCGAACTACGGACAATCGTTTTTTACTCTTAG
- a CDS encoding aliphatic sulfonate ABC transporter substrate-binding protein codes for MVRQQIGKYSISRRNLLYAFYGLVSFTTLASCGTNNSNTSNSNANNSSPTLSTNATSSNKSSTKLIRLGYQVSGDLTHEKGAIEKRLAPQGIGVTWSQFVSGPPLLEALNVGSIDLGPAGETPPIFAQAAGTNLIYVVNTPPGTGEGSAIIVPKDSPIQTLAGLKGKKVAYSRGTAQTFFVVKALEEAGLKISEVESVNLPVADGRAAFLNKTVDAFVESDPYLIKLQKEGSIRVLRDAQGIKTPGGYYLASRDFATNNAELLKVILEEYYQVGQWANKNRRAAAEILAPKVKTDVDTMELTLMRRKYDMRPITEEVISAQQKVADLLYALKVVPKQVDVKAATLTNQQYAAITPDAIRNKA; via the coding sequence ATGGTCAGACAGCAAATTGGAAAGTACTCAATATCCAGACGTAATTTACTTTACGCTTTCTATGGGTTAGTGTCTTTTACTACCTTAGCCAGCTGTGGAACAAATAATAGTAATACAAGCAATAGCAATGCAAATAACAGCAGCCCAACCTTGAGTACTAATGCCACTAGTAGCAATAAAAGCAGTACCAAGCTCATTCGACTTGGCTACCAAGTTTCCGGGGATCTGACCCACGAAAAAGGTGCGATCGAAAAACGCTTGGCTCCTCAAGGAATAGGTGTTACTTGGTCTCAATTTGTGTCTGGGCCACCGCTTTTGGAAGCGTTAAATGTGGGTAGCATCGACTTGGGGCCTGCGGGTGAAACGCCACCAATTTTTGCTCAGGCAGCTGGCACTAATCTGATTTATGTAGTTAACACTCCACCAGGCACTGGAGAAGGTTCAGCGATTATTGTGCCAAAGGATTCTCCAATCCAAACCTTGGCAGGTCTTAAAGGTAAAAAAGTTGCTTATTCTAGAGGGACGGCTCAGACCTTTTTTGTGGTGAAAGCATTAGAAGAGGCAGGGCTGAAAATCAGTGAGGTTGAATCAGTAAATCTGCCCGTTGCAGATGGACGAGCAGCATTTTTGAACAAGACGGTTGATGCCTTTGTAGAAAGCGATCCTTATCTGATCAAGCTTCAAAAAGAAGGGAGTATCCGAGTCTTGCGAGACGCGCAAGGAATTAAAACACCAGGAGGTTATTACCTAGCTTCACGAGATTTTGCAACTAACAATGCTGAACTATTGAAAGTAATTTTGGAAGAATACTACCAAGTTGGGCAGTGGGCCAACAAAAACAGGCGGGCTGCTGCCGAAATCCTTGCACCGAAGGTCAAGACTGATGTGGATACTATGGAGTTGACACTAATGAGAAGAAAATATGATATGAGACCAATTACTGAGGAAGTGATTAGCGCTCAACAGAAGGTTGCGGATCTTCTCTATGCACTGAAAGTTGTACCAAAACAAGTCGATGTTAAAGCAGCAACTCTAACTAACCAGCAGTATGCGGCGATTACACCAGATGCTATTAGAAATAAGGCTTAA
- a CDS encoding Uma2 family endonuclease yields MSLTLEDLEKMQQQYPDFRMELVKGNIIVMSPSGYESDEVAAAMIAELHNWVKPRKLGRTAASSAGFRLPNSDLRAPDASFVLAERLRRSPKSFAQLAPDLTVEVKSPSDNLEDLRAKIQEFLSLGTKVGILLNPDERIVEVYNVGQEAIILRDGDILTVPDLLPGWEVPIADLWPLEFD; encoded by the coding sequence ATGTCCCTAACGCTTGAAGATTTGGAAAAAATGCAGCAACAGTATCCTGACTTTCGTATGGAACTAGTTAAGGGTAATATTATTGTTATGAGTCCATCAGGATACGAATCAGATGAAGTTGCAGCCGCGATGATTGCCGAGTTACATAACTGGGTTAAACCGCGCAAACTGGGACGAACAGCAGCTTCTAGCGCTGGTTTCAGATTGCCAAATTCAGATTTACGCGCACCGGATGCTTCATTTGTTCTAGCCGAACGCTTGCGTCGCAGTCCCAAGTCTTTTGCTCAATTGGCTCCCGATTTAACTGTAGAAGTGAAGTCCCCTAGCGATAATTTGGAGGATTTGAGAGCCAAAATTCAAGAATTTCTGAGTTTGGGAACTAAAGTAGGAATTTTGCTCAATCCAGATGAGCGGATTGTTGAAGTTTACAACGTTGGACAAGAAGCAATAATACTTCGTGATGGCGATATTTTAACAGTTCCCGATTTGCTCCCAGGATGGGAAGTACCAATTGCAGATTTGTGGCCTCTAGAGTTTGACTAG
- a CDS encoding class I SAM-dependent methyltransferase has product MTEEIKANFDDQEILELWDNRARDWDIQVGNDGDSNRILNSDPVLWSFAGNVAGLSVLDAGCGTGYLTRQLCLKGASVTGVDFSPQMIEIAQFRASQNNLDIDFHLDSCTELKSLPDEKFDIIFSNYVLMDLLDLEGAIRAFNRVLKPNGIAILVFSHPCFPQGKSTTVNQDGTVCYSWTSSYFERTQRNDEPWKHFTTPFIWFHRPLSDYWKVFKAAGFSVDEFEEPRITPERYHLAENDRKLLNSKTLPYSVVFKLLKVRPLK; this is encoded by the coding sequence ATGACTGAAGAAATCAAGGCAAATTTTGACGATCAAGAAATACTTGAACTCTGGGATAATAGAGCTAGAGACTGGGATATTCAAGTTGGCAATGATGGTGACAGCAATCGAATTCTGAATTCAGATCCAGTACTATGGAGTTTCGCTGGTAACGTTGCGGGATTGTCTGTCCTCGATGCTGGTTGTGGCACAGGATATCTGACACGTCAGCTTTGCCTAAAGGGGGCCAGTGTAACTGGTGTAGATTTTTCACCTCAGATGATAGAAATTGCCCAATTCAGAGCTAGCCAAAATAATCTAGATATAGATTTTCATTTGGATTCATGCACTGAACTAAAGTCACTTCCAGATGAGAAATTTGATATAATCTTCTCGAATTATGTTCTCATGGATTTGTTGGATCTCGAAGGAGCAATAAGGGCATTCAATCGTGTTCTCAAGCCTAATGGTATTGCAATTCTTGTGTTCTCACATCCTTGCTTTCCCCAAGGTAAATCGACAACTGTAAATCAGGATGGGACGGTTTGTTATAGTTGGACTTCTTCTTATTTTGAAAGGACGCAACGCAACGACGAACCTTGGAAGCATTTTACAACACCATTTATCTGGTTTCACCGCCCTCTTTCCGATTACTGGAAAGTCTTCAAGGCAGCAGGTTTTTCTGTTGATGAATTTGAAGAGCCAAGAATTACCCCAGAACGATATCATCTTGCAGAAAACGACCGCAAGCTGTTGAATTCCAAAACACTTCCCTATTCGGTAGTTTTTAAACTCCTGAAGGTTAGACCACTTAAATAA
- a CDS encoding DUF561 domain-containing protein, translating into MTMHPTLQRAFTNRRVLKVISGLNNFDAASVAATVKAAEFGGATFVDIAADRALVKLAKSLTHLPICVSAVEPEKFVQAVAAGADLIEIGNFDSFYAQGRRFEAPEVLALTKQTRALLPEITLSVTVPHILELDQQVQLAEELVKAGADIIQTEGGTSSNPVHPGTLGLIEKAAPTLAAAFEISRVVSVPVLCASGISNVTAPLAIAAGAAGVGVGSAINQLNSEIAMIAAVRGLVEALATVSNRAIA; encoded by the coding sequence ATGACGATGCATCCTACACTCCAACGTGCATTTACTAACCGCCGCGTTCTGAAAGTAATTAGCGGCTTGAATAACTTTGACGCTGCTAGCGTTGCTGCTACTGTCAAAGCTGCTGAATTTGGTGGTGCTACTTTTGTCGATATTGCCGCCGATCGCGCTTTGGTTAAATTAGCTAAAAGTTTGACACATTTGCCAATCTGTGTATCAGCAGTCGAACCAGAGAAATTTGTGCAAGCTGTGGCAGCTGGTGCTGATTTAATTGAAATCGGGAATTTCGATTCCTTCTATGCTCAAGGTCGCCGTTTTGAGGCTCCAGAAGTGCTAGCGCTGACTAAGCAAACCCGCGCTCTCCTCCCAGAAATCACCTTATCTGTCACCGTTCCCCACATTTTGGAACTAGATCAACAGGTACAGTTAGCCGAAGAACTGGTGAAAGCTGGAGCAGATATTATCCAAACCGAAGGCGGTACTAGCAGTAACCCAGTTCACCCTGGAACTTTAGGATTAATTGAAAAAGCTGCTCCCACCTTGGCAGCAGCTTTTGAGATATCCCGTGTGGTGTCAGTACCAGTATTGTGTGCTTCTGGTATTTCTAACGTTACAGCACCATTAGCGATCGCAGCTGGTGCTGCTGGTGTTGGTGTTGGTTCCGCCATCAACCAACTCAATAGCGAAATAGCCATGATTGCGGCTGTGCGTGGGTTGGTGGAAGCCTTAGCGACTGTCAGCAACCGCGCGATCGCTTAG
- a CDS encoding DegT/DnrJ/EryC1/StrS family aminotransferase, whose protein sequence is MIQSVNPIPAFDIKQQYTTIEAEVSAAVLEVLASGRYIGGPLVEGFEQYFAAYNTVTQCVACNSGTDALYLALRVLEIGAGDEVITTPFTFIATSEVISAVGAKPVFVDIDATTFNLDVEQVTAAITPKTKAIIPVHLFGQPVDMTSLMAIAQSHNLSIIEDCAQSTGAKWADERVGSIGHIGCFSFYPTKNLGGCGDGGAITTNDPAIATKLRILRDHGSKVRYLHEEIGVNSRLDALQAAILQIKLRYLDTWNDRRRDIANYYYQLLSQIPGIVPPQELPGGIGVWNQYTIRISGEGRNGSSAKYRDWVRSQLQEQGVSSMIYYPHPLHLQPVYQNLGYQIGDLPIAEQACHEVIALPMFPELTQHQQDQVIYALKDCLGR, encoded by the coding sequence ATGATCCAAAGTGTAAATCCTATCCCTGCCTTTGATATCAAGCAACAATACACTACTATCGAAGCAGAAGTAAGTGCAGCCGTCTTAGAAGTTCTGGCTTCTGGGCGTTATATTGGCGGCCCTTTAGTCGAAGGCTTTGAGCAATATTTTGCTGCTTATAATACTGTTACCCAATGTGTGGCCTGTAATTCTGGTACTGATGCGCTCTACTTAGCGTTACGAGTGTTGGAAATTGGTGCTGGCGATGAAGTGATTACAACGCCTTTCACCTTTATTGCTACATCTGAAGTCATTAGCGCCGTGGGTGCAAAGCCTGTTTTCGTTGACATTGACGCTACTACGTTTAATTTGGATGTGGAGCAAGTCACGGCGGCAATTACACCCAAAACTAAAGCGATTATCCCGGTTCACCTATTTGGACAACCTGTGGATATGACATCATTAATGGCGATCGCACAATCTCACAATTTGTCAATCATTGAAGATTGCGCTCAGTCTACAGGTGCAAAGTGGGCTGATGAAAGAGTAGGAAGTATTGGACATATTGGTTGCTTTAGTTTCTACCCTACCAAAAATCTTGGTGGTTGCGGCGATGGCGGAGCAATCACGACTAACGATCCTGCGATCGCCACTAAACTGCGAATCCTACGAGATCATGGTAGTAAAGTTCGATATTTACACGAGGAAATCGGTGTAAATAGCCGCTTAGATGCTCTCCAAGCAGCCATCTTACAGATTAAGCTACGTTATTTAGATACTTGGAACGATCGCCGCCGAGATATCGCCAACTATTACTATCAGTTACTTAGTCAAATTCCGGGAATCGTCCCGCCTCAAGAATTACCTGGGGGTATTGGGGTATGGAATCAATACACTATTCGCATTTCAGGCGAAGGGCGAAATGGTTCTAGCGCCAAATATCGAGATTGGGTACGTAGTCAATTACAAGAGCAGGGCGTAAGTTCAATGATTTACTACCCCCACCCTTTACATTTGCAGCCAGTTTATCAAAATCTAGGTTATCAAATTGGGGACTTACCAATAGCAGAGCAAGCTTGCCATGAAGTCATAGCTTTGCCCATGTTCCCAGAATTGACACAACACCAGCAAGACCAGGTAATTTATGCGTTGAAAGATTGTTTGGGGAGATGA
- a CDS encoding ABC transporter permease, producing MQDIIKLDFVDLAIAVGLMAIAIGLSAWEKLGLELNLALATGRTILQLLVLGYILDFILALDNAWAVLALLAIMLTITAIVARNRITPKIPHLLPLVWGAILISTTLTVFYTNFLIVQPDRWYEPQYIIPLVGIVLGNATNAAAIAGDRLVSTINSSHLEIETHLSLGATPQQAISQYRKDAIKAALIPTLNQMILIGMVAIPSITTGQLLAGVKPLDAVSYEILIIFMVAFANLLTTILLTRGLCRQFFNSAAQLVG from the coding sequence ATGCAGGATATTATCAAGCTGGATTTCGTGGATTTAGCTATTGCTGTAGGATTGATGGCGATCGCCATTGGTTTATCTGCCTGGGAAAAATTAGGATTAGAGTTGAACCTAGCCCTTGCGACTGGGAGAACCATCTTACAACTTCTTGTATTGGGATACATTTTAGATTTCATCTTGGCTTTAGACAATGCTTGGGCAGTTTTGGCGCTATTAGCAATAATGCTGACAATTACGGCGATTGTCGCACGAAATCGCATTACTCCAAAAATTCCTCATTTGTTGCCTTTGGTGTGGGGTGCAATTTTAATTAGTACTACCCTGACGGTGTTTTACACCAACTTCTTGATCGTTCAACCAGACAGATGGTATGAACCACAGTATATAATTCCTCTAGTAGGGATCGTCTTGGGTAATGCTACCAATGCAGCGGCGATCGCAGGGGATCGTCTTGTCAGCACCATTAATTCCAGCCATCTCGAAATCGAAACCCACTTAAGCTTAGGTGCAACGCCCCAACAAGCAATTAGCCAGTATCGCAAAGACGCTATCAAAGCGGCATTAATTCCGACTCTTAATCAAATGATACTTATAGGGATGGTGGCAATACCAAGCATTACCACTGGACAGTTACTAGCTGGTGTGAAACCCTTAGATGCTGTATCTTACGAAATTTTAATTATCTTCATGGTTGCTTTTGCTAACCTACTGACAACAATTTTGCTTACTAGGGGGTTGTGTCGTCAGTTTTTCAATTCTGCCGCGCAATTAGTCGGGTGA
- a CDS encoding succinate--CoA ligase subunit beta — MDLLEYQVKEWFGKIGIPVLPSQRIDHPTDLKRLKIRFPIVLKSQVHGAERAKAGGVRFAETTIDAIAAAQNIFSLPIWGELPEVVLAESQYDANQEFYLAVVLDTAVCRPVLLGCKEADIDWESAGEKMHHVVVEQEFSPFYARRLALKMGLQGTLMQSVSSVLEKMYHLFVQKDLDLVEINPLAVSANGQVMALNGKVRINERAIKRHPDLAEIAAKIISRHTSTEINGILGDWDGVKMHGKIGILGNGTGSVMATLDLVANAGGNPGVCLNLRHAFLTDTTPTTFRDRLETGLKILEADKSIQVILINFLGSIPQTEEVVEVIARFVQSDNSELQSQVIRSNGSRIPRERNFVPLVVRLAGSEFNAARKYLSTLKTHRDALLVVENLDEAVAAAVRLAKPTANKK, encoded by the coding sequence ATGGATTTATTAGAGTATCAAGTTAAAGAATGGTTTGGAAAGATAGGCATTCCGGTATTGCCTTCCCAACGCATTGACCATCCTACAGATTTGAAACGTTTAAAAATTCGCTTTCCAATTGTACTAAAATCTCAAGTACATGGAGCGGAGCGGGCAAAAGCGGGTGGAGTCAGGTTTGCCGAAACGACAATTGATGCGATCGCAGCTGCTCAAAATATCTTTAGTCTACCAATATGGGGCGAATTGCCAGAAGTTGTGCTGGCAGAATCCCAATACGACGCAAACCAGGAATTTTATCTAGCAGTGGTTTTAGACACTGCTGTTTGCCGACCAGTACTTTTAGGTTGCAAAGAAGCAGATATTGACTGGGAATCGGCTGGAGAAAAAATGCATCATGTTGTCGTAGAACAGGAATTTTCGCCATTTTATGCCCGACGACTGGCTTTGAAAATGGGTTTACAGGGAACGCTGATGCAGTCAGTAAGCAGCGTTTTGGAGAAGATGTACCATTTATTTGTACAAAAAGACCTCGATTTAGTCGAAATAAATCCTTTGGCAGTTAGTGCTAATGGTCAAGTTATGGCTCTTAATGGTAAGGTCAGGATTAACGAACGGGCAATTAAGCGTCATCCAGACCTTGCCGAAATAGCGGCAAAAATTATCAGCCGTCATACCAGTACTGAAATCAATGGTATTTTGGGTGACTGGGATGGTGTAAAAATGCATGGAAAAATTGGCATTTTAGGTAATGGTACTGGTTCGGTGATGGCAACTTTAGATTTAGTCGCCAATGCTGGTGGTAATCCAGGTGTTTGCTTAAATCTCCGTCATGCCTTCCTCACAGATACTACACCAACGACCTTCCGCGATCGCCTAGAAACAGGACTGAAAATTCTAGAAGCTGACAAAAGCATTCAAGTAATACTAATTAACTTCTTGGGTAGCATTCCTCAAACGGAGGAAGTAGTTGAAGTTATAGCCAGATTTGTACAATCAGATAACAGCGAACTTCAATCACAGGTTATACGTTCTAATGGTAGTAGAATTCCACGAGAGCGGAATTTTGTACCCTTAGTTGTGCGGCTTGCTGGTTCTGAATTTAATGCTGCTAGAAAATATTTATCAACACTCAAAACTCATCGCGATGCGCTCCTGGTGGTAGAAAATTTAGATGAGGCAGTGGCAGCAGCAGTCCGTCTTGCTAAACCAACTGCGAATAAAAAGTAG
- a CDS encoding succinate--CoA ligase subunit alpha → MNLTPESKVLIQGFCEFISSTHVAQMQAYGTNLVAGVNPGCGGQELHGLPVFDLVEEVIEKFGSIDTTIICVDPYDVLDAALEAIASHIGQIIIITAGVPPLDMVQLLRKAEACETLVIGPNSPGIIVPGKILLGTQPSEFYTPGPVGIVSRSSTLTYEVAYELTKADLGQSISVSIGSDAIVGSSFLQWLQILDEDETTQAIVLVGQPGGGSEEAAARYIAEAIDKPVIAYIAGKQAPPGKSWRQTGTLATVIGRDPNFGTAQSKLAALKEAQVPVAERPSQIPELLRKEIN, encoded by the coding sequence ATGAACCTAACGCCAGAAAGTAAAGTATTAATTCAAGGCTTTTGTGAATTTATATCAAGTACCCATGTTGCTCAAATGCAAGCTTATGGCACGAATTTGGTAGCTGGTGTCAACCCGGGATGTGGCGGACAGGAACTGCATGGATTGCCTGTATTTGACTTAGTAGAGGAAGTAATAGAAAAATTTGGGTCAATTGATACAACAATTATTTGTGTAGATCCTTACGACGTTTTAGATGCGGCATTAGAAGCGATCGCATCTCATATTGGTCAGATTATTATTATCACAGCTGGCGTGCCACCTTTGGATATGGTGCAATTACTCCGCAAAGCCGAAGCCTGTGAAACTTTGGTTATCGGGCCCAACAGTCCGGGGATCATTGTACCGGGAAAAATTCTTTTGGGTACTCAACCTAGCGAATTTTATACTCCTGGGCCAGTGGGGATCGTCAGTCGTAGCAGCACTCTCACTTATGAAGTGGCTTACGAATTAACAAAAGCCGATTTGGGTCAGTCGATTAGTGTCAGTATTGGTAGTGATGCGATCGTCGGCTCCTCTTTTCTTCAATGGTTGCAAATTCTTGATGAAGATGAAACTACACAGGCGATCGTTTTAGTCGGTCAACCTGGTGGTGGTAGTGAAGAAGCCGCAGCCCGCTACATTGCTGAGGCAATTGATAAACCAGTGATTGCCTACATCGCAGGGAAACAAGCGCCACCGGGAAAGAGTTGGCGGCAAACTGGAACTTTAGCAACGGTTATCGGGCGCGATCCTAACTTTGGCACAGCCCAAAGTAAATTAGCTGCTTTAAAAGAAGCGCAAGTTCCAGTAGCTGAACGCCCTTCTCAGATTCCTGAATTATTGAGAAAGGAGATTAATTAA
- a CDS encoding DUF2252 domain-containing protein, translating into MPKHISAIVVVLILILGFASLVKAANPRSSWVVNEIYQYNHPFASQLPQELATKMQKMTASPFAFYRGTDHIFYRDMQTLPSSGFVNSSTSAIWLEGDMHLQNLGGVRDSNDNNVFDTTDFDEGYLGPYVWDLRRMAVSILLAAKENGLNSSDAQDIVRNFLDAYLNKMSDFKGTNDELSYRLESSNTNSVVKDLIQSASGKSRSSLLTKYTQLNSSNNRVFQTTSELQPVSSSIYSDIAGAMSSYIASIPSSKRYNNSYYILKDIRLKLGSGTGSLGKYRYYLLIEGPSSATDDDRILEMKQEGSSAVAIAVPGLLPTSVYGNQEGARVTIATKAMLSNTDPFVGYTTVNGIPFMLHEKSPYQVDFDYTLLTTKSKFMDAMGYAGKIVAKNHAISDKDYDPAIVSVSADKEVTDVVGGNKSVFKDEIVNFAVDYATQVEYDYTSFVNAYNQGVILY; encoded by the coding sequence ATGCCCAAACACATATCTGCAATTGTAGTTGTCTTAATTTTAATTTTGGGGTTTGCATCTCTAGTTAAGGCTGCAAATCCCCGTTCAAGCTGGGTGGTAAATGAAATTTACCAATACAACCATCCCTTTGCTTCTCAATTGCCTCAAGAATTGGCAACGAAGATGCAAAAGATGACAGCTAGCCCTTTCGCATTTTATCGGGGGACAGATCACATTTTTTATCGTGATATGCAGACCTTGCCAAGCTCAGGATTTGTGAATTCTTCAACCTCAGCCATCTGGTTAGAGGGAGATATGCATCTACAAAATCTTGGGGGAGTGAGAGATAGCAATGACAACAACGTTTTTGACACTACTGACTTTGATGAAGGCTATCTTGGCCCATACGTTTGGGATTTACGAAGGATGGCGGTCTCCATTCTCTTGGCTGCTAAAGAAAACGGTCTTAACTCAAGTGATGCTCAGGATATTGTGCGGAATTTCTTGGATGCTTATCTGAACAAGATGAGCGACTTTAAGGGAACCAATGATGAGCTATCATACCGTTTGGAATCCAGCAATACCAACAGTGTGGTCAAAGATTTGATTCAAAGTGCATCAGGTAAGAGCCGTTCTAGTTTGCTAACTAAGTACACTCAGCTAAATAGCAGTAATAATAGAGTCTTTCAGACAACCTCCGAACTCCAGCCTGTATCCAGTAGTATCTATTCAGATATTGCTGGAGCGATGAGCAGCTACATCGCCTCAATTCCTAGTAGTAAGCGCTACAACAATAGTTACTACATCCTCAAAGACATTCGGCTCAAATTAGGTTCAGGTACTGGTAGTCTTGGGAAGTATCGATATTATTTACTAATTGAAGGCCCAAGTTCAGCAACCGACGACGATCGCATTTTGGAGATGAAGCAGGAAGGTAGTAGTGCAGTTGCGATCGCAGTTCCCGGTCTGCTACCAACTTCAGTTTACGGAAACCAAGAAGGGGCACGGGTGACAATCGCTACAAAAGCGATGCTTTCCAATACTGATCCATTTGTTGGCTACACTACGGTCAATGGTATTCCCTTTATGCTGCATGAAAAATCACCCTACCAAGTGGACTTTGACTATACGTTACTAACTACTAAGTCAAAATTCATGGATGCAATGGGATATGCAGGGAAGATAGTTGCCAAAAACCATGCAATCTCTGATAAAGACTACGATCCTGCGATCGTTTCTGTAAGTGCGGACAAAGAAGTGACTGATGTTGTGGGCGGTAACAAGTCTGTATTCAAAGACGAAATTGTTAACTTTGCGGTAGACTATGCAACTCAAGTCGAGTATGACTACACAAGTTTTGTCAATGCTTATAACCAAGGGGTGATACTTTACTGA